One window of Methanogenium organophilum genomic DNA carries:
- a CDS encoding DMT family transporter: MTISEGTRGVLYILAAAFFFGSAAPLTKLLLMNIAPVTLASLLYMGSGIFFAAFWLVRKTFFTENHTREAPVERRDLPWIAGSVLSGSVLATLVLMVSLQYTSAATAAVLLGFEAVATTMVAALVFHEPVGRRVWLALTCITASCLILAWDPTSPLGFSVGALGVILTCFLWGTDTNISRNVSGKDPIQLVAIKGLSGGVTLTAITLVLGQPYPDLPLIFAGMAVGILGFGGIMTICFLRSLRVLGAARAGAIFSTNPVFGVIVSLLIFRELPEAGFIIAFIFMATGTWLLVSEKHSHRHTHDALRHSHRHTHDDLHHDDHIHGPEAPPVNKEGYHSHPHWHKPTEHEHPHRPDLHHRHKH; the protein is encoded by the coding sequence ATGACAATCAGTGAGGGCACCCGCGGTGTGCTTTATATTCTTGCAGCAGCGTTCTTTTTTGGGTCTGCCGCACCGCTCACCAAGCTGCTCCTCATGAATATTGCACCCGTCACGCTCGCCTCTTTGCTCTATATGGGAAGCGGGATATTCTTTGCCGCTTTCTGGCTCGTGCGCAAAACATTCTTCACGGAAAACCATACCCGCGAGGCCCCGGTCGAACGACGGGACCTGCCGTGGATTGCCGGGTCTGTCCTCTCCGGATCCGTCCTTGCGACATTGGTGCTGATGGTCTCCCTGCAGTACACCTCTGCTGCGACTGCAGCCGTTCTCCTGGGATTTGAGGCGGTCGCAACGACGATGGTGGCCGCTCTCGTCTTCCATGAACCCGTAGGTCGCCGTGTATGGCTGGCTCTCACCTGTATCACCGCCTCCTGTCTGATTCTTGCCTGGGACCCGACAAGTCCGCTTGGCTTTTCCGTTGGCGCCCTGGGTGTCATTCTCACCTGTTTTCTCTGGGGCACTGACACCAATATCTCCCGCAATGTATCCGGAAAGGACCCGATCCAGCTGGTCGCAATTAAAGGACTCTCCGGTGGTGTCACACTTACGGCAATCACCCTCGTTCTTGGACAACCCTATCCAGACCTGCCCCTTATTTTCGCCGGTATGGCCGTGGGCATTCTTGGTTTCGGCGGGATTATGACGATCTGTTTCCTCCGGTCTCTCCGTGTGCTCGGGGCGGCAAGGGCCGGTGCCATCTTCTCGACAAACCCGGTATTCGGTGTCATTGTCTCACTCCTTATATTCCGTGAACTTCCCGAGGCGGGATTTATCATCGCATTCATCTTTATGGCAACAGGCACGTGGCTTCTTGTGTCAGAGAAGCATTCGCACCGCCACACCCATGACGCACTGCGCCATTCCCATCGTCATACCCATGACGACCTGCACCACGACGACCACATCCACGGCCCGGAGGCGCCGCCGGTGAATAAAGAGGGGTATCATTCACATCCCCACTGGCATAAACCGACGGAGCATGAACATCCCCACCGGCCGGACCTGCATCACCGGCATAAACATTGA
- a CDS encoding response regulator: MEKNLRVLVVEDDAIIGMDIEHRVKKLGYEVCGVADTAAEALEIASSKKPDIALMDIRLRGEVDGIEAARMLRDQLSVPVIFITAYSDMKMRSRALDIDPLGYIVKPLREVELRKTLEAAEEKVRAG; the protein is encoded by the coding sequence ATGGAAAAAAACCTGCGGGTACTGGTTGTTGAAGACGATGCGATCATCGGGATGGATATTGAGCACCGGGTAAAGAAACTTGGGTATGAGGTGTGTGGTGTGGCGGACACTGCAGCAGAAGCGCTCGAAATTGCCTCCAGTAAAAAACCGGACATCGCACTTATGGACATCCGTTTGAGAGGAGAGGTGGATGGTATAGAGGCGGCCCGGATGCTGAGGGATCAGCTCTCGGTTCCGGTGATCTTTATCACTGCCTACTCGGATATGAAGATGCGGTCACGTGCGCTGGATATTGATCCGCTGGGCTATATTGTAAAACCGCTTCGGGAAGTGGAACTGAGAAAGACTCTGGAAGCGGCAGAAGAGAAGGTCCGGGCCGGGTAG
- a CDS encoding sensor histidine kinase, protein MALEIDESKRELSRVKELLKNEPRGLSITDISRILNMNRNSVSKYLNMLLVSGHVDMRSVGVAKVYFLSQRVPISAMLDFSSDCIIVLDADLRIVQLNDNYVDFSGYTREELIGTSILDRDLPVLTDAIDPHIFEEVLRGQDLSRELWWEAEGEEFSFLIKMIPTVFDDGQPGATVILENITDLKRTEQDLKLALAEKDQLLTEIHQRIRNNLQVISSLINLQTTEVKDPDAQRIVQQTQSRIEALALVHDNLHDSPDHMHIGVEEYVNELVESLFVTYRVPGEQIQYSVNAPGVVIGLDTAVSFGIIISELVTNAIKHAFPDGREGHIALTIVKDDSNRVVVSVKDNGIGIHDRYRSGEERSIGLMLVSTLVDRQLNGTMEISNTNGTSYMIQFIEREEAPGSLSKEY, encoded by the coding sequence ATGGCGCTTGAAATTGATGAGAGTAAACGGGAGCTTTCAAGGGTAAAAGAGCTTCTGAAGAATGAACCCCGGGGGCTTTCTATAACTGATATTTCACGGATTCTCAATATGAACCGGAATTCGGTATCAAAGTACCTTAATATGCTTCTCGTCTCCGGGCATGTTGATATGCGGTCTGTTGGGGTAGCAAAGGTCTATTTCCTATCGCAGCGGGTACCCATCTCTGCAATGCTTGACTTCTCTTCTGACTGCATTATTGTTCTGGATGCAGACCTGAGGATTGTGCAGCTCAATGACAACTATGTTGATTTCTCCGGTTACACGCGGGAGGAACTTATTGGCACCTCGATTCTGGATCGTGACCTTCCGGTGTTAACCGATGCAATTGACCCGCATATCTTCGAGGAGGTGCTCCGCGGGCAGGACCTGTCTCGTGAACTCTGGTGGGAAGCGGAAGGTGAGGAATTCTCATTTTTAATCAAGATGATCCCAACGGTCTTTGATGATGGGCAGCCGGGCGCCACGGTTATTCTCGAGAATATTACAGATCTGAAACGCACAGAACAGGATCTGAAGTTAGCACTAGCAGAGAAAGATCAGCTCCTAACGGAGATTCACCAGCGTATAAGGAATAATCTCCAGGTTATTTCCAGTCTCATCAATCTCCAGACCACGGAGGTCAAGGACCCGGATGCACAGCGGATTGTCCAGCAGACACAGAGTAGGATTGAGGCTCTTGCCTTAGTCCACGATAATCTCCATGACTCGCCGGATCACATGCATATTGGGGTGGAAGAGTATGTTAATGAGTTGGTTGAGTCCCTCTTTGTTACATACCGGGTGCCTGGGGAGCAGATTCAGTATTCTGTCAACGCCCCGGGTGTCGTGATTGGCCTCGATACAGCCGTCTCGTTTGGCATCATCATCTCCGAGTTGGTTACCAATGCGATTAAACATGCCTTCCCGGATGGACGTGAAGGCCATATCGCCCTCACGATTGTGAAGGATGATAGCAACCGTGTTGTTGTATCGGTAAAAGACAATGGAATCGGTATCCATGACAGGTATCGTTCAGGTGAGGAGCGCTCCATTGGCCTGATGCTTGTATCTACACTGGTTGACCGCCAACTGAACGGGACGATGGAGATCTCCAATACGAACGGCACCAGTTATATGATCCAGTTTATTGAACGGGAAGAGGCGCCAGGTTCATTGTCGAAGGAGTATTGA
- the pdxS gene encoding pyridoxal 5'-phosphate synthase lyase subunit PdxS, whose translation MKLEELRFGTELVKRGFAAMQKGGVIMDVVNAEQAAIAEEAGAVAVMALERVPADIRKAGGVARMADPAKVAEIIEAVSIPVMGKARIGHFVEAQVLESLGVDMIDESEVLTPADEDYHIEKTAFTVPFVCGARNLGEACRRINEGAAMIRTKGEAGTGNVVEAVRHMRAITSEIHELQGMNDIEIAARARAIEAPYEVMKDCAERGRLPVVNFSAGGIATPCDAAMMMQLGCDGVFVGSGIFKSETPAEMAVAIVEAVNNYDDASVIAEVSRGLGDPMRGLDIHTLPENEVLRFRGN comes from the coding sequence ATGAAACTTGAAGAGCTCAGGTTCGGGACTGAACTCGTGAAGCGCGGCTTTGCTGCAATGCAGAAAGGCGGCGTCATCATGGATGTTGTGAATGCAGAACAGGCAGCCATCGCAGAAGAGGCGGGCGCTGTTGCCGTGATGGCACTCGAGCGTGTCCCCGCTGACATTCGTAAGGCAGGCGGGGTTGCCAGGATGGCGGATCCGGCCAAGGTCGCAGAAATAATCGAGGCTGTTTCCATCCCGGTGATGGGAAAGGCGCGTATCGGGCACTTTGTCGAAGCGCAGGTTCTGGAATCACTGGGTGTTGACATGATTGACGAGTCAGAGGTACTGACACCGGCAGACGAGGACTACCACATCGAAAAGACCGCATTCACCGTACCCTTCGTATGTGGTGCGCGTAATCTTGGTGAGGCATGCCGCCGTATCAACGAGGGTGCTGCGATGATTCGGACCAAAGGTGAGGCTGGCACCGGCAATGTAGTTGAGGCTGTCAGGCACATGCGGGCCATAACCTCTGAAATTCACGAGCTGCAGGGCATGAACGATATTGAGATCGCCGCCCGGGCACGGGCCATTGAGGCTCCGTATGAGGTTATGAAGGATTGCGCCGAACGCGGCCGTCTTCCGGTTGTCAATTTCTCCGCAGGTGGTATTGCAACACCATGTGATGCGGCGATGATGATGCAGCTTGGCTGTGACGGTGTCTTTGTGGGTTCCGGCATCTTCAAGTCAGAGACACCCGCAGAGATGGCAGTGGCCATCGTTGAAGCGGTCAACAACTATGACGATGCATCCGTCATTGCTGAGGTCTCCCGTGGCCTTGGTGACCCGATGCGGGGTCTTGATATCCATACCCTGCCGGAAAATGAGGTGCTCCGGTTCCGTGGGAATTAA
- a CDS encoding sensor histidine kinase — translation MEDTEKPRIYTAEDSWWHLNFWVAVILTFSIISVAIILYGISIGITNLTPYLFLIPIIFVAYRYPERGISFSLIVGILNMVLHYPFIRLLAEPYLVFVNSIVLVGAGVAISLLSGELNKEKARYEAIFSTSQAGILLIEYPGLVIREVNSRLERMLVYSPGELQGAHLSQIWKDGNEMEAFFSAISDVRSASDVETRLLRRNGEEVVVLLSVGSGYGKSVVLTVTDITARKIAEKEREQERLRSQTYLNTAGVMLFVVKANHTIALANRRADEVLGTTEELIIGKDWFSSFLPEIIREEERNKFNRILTGKRVENDSFEYPILTTKGERLIAGHFTALRDENGLVTSVLYSADDVTEARRMQEEIRLSEANYRTLFEVGGAATAILTREGILTLINTRFERLSGYTKAEVENRMRWYDFIPEREQIPGKKGEESAHPAIRWPPEIDAGGMNAMQPREYEVQFQLRDKTYRDVIIWTSAIPETDHYVASILDISSRKRAEDELRRSLQEKEVLLKEVHHRVKNNMQVISSLISLQSDKISDPESLERLRESQNRIKSMALVHESLYQSENLASIDPAGYLRNLSSEVIASYSLDTNIAVELGITVHVMDIDTALPCGLIVNELISNSLKHAFKGKKEGKITIELTETDEEYILSVRDDGCGLPADFDIARLDSLGIKLINVLTRQMRGTIEIETSRPGGAFTFHIPRTAINHH, via the coding sequence ATGGAGGATACCGAAAAGCCCAGGATATATACCGCGGAAGATAGTTGGTGGCACCTGAATTTCTGGGTTGCCGTCATCCTCACATTCAGTATCATATCGGTTGCGATCATTCTCTATGGAATTTCCATCGGGATCACCAATCTGACGCCATACCTCTTTCTCATCCCCATCATATTTGTAGCCTACCGCTATCCTGAACGAGGAATTTCATTCTCACTCATTGTCGGGATCCTTAATATGGTCCTGCACTACCCTTTCATCAGGCTGCTCGCAGAACCATATCTCGTCTTTGTCAATTCAATTGTGCTTGTAGGTGCAGGTGTTGCAATATCCCTCCTTTCAGGAGAATTAAACAAAGAAAAAGCCCGATATGAAGCGATTTTTTCCACCTCACAGGCGGGAATCCTTCTCATCGAGTACCCGGGGCTTGTCATCCGTGAAGTGAACAGCCGCCTTGAACGAATGCTTGTTTATTCACCGGGAGAATTGCAGGGAGCACATCTCAGCCAAATCTGGAAGGATGGAAACGAAATGGAGGCGTTTTTCTCTGCCATTTCAGATGTCCGGTCTGCTTCAGACGTGGAGACGCGGCTTCTCCGCAGAAATGGGGAAGAGGTCGTAGTACTGCTCTCAGTGGGTAGTGGATACGGCAAATCGGTTGTCCTTACGGTGACTGATATCACTGCCAGAAAAATTGCCGAGAAGGAACGTGAACAGGAACGCCTGCGCTCACAAACATATCTCAACACCGCAGGTGTGATGCTCTTTGTGGTAAAGGCAAACCACACCATTGCGCTCGCAAACCGACGGGCAGACGAAGTGCTGGGAACGACTGAAGAGTTGATTATCGGCAAAGACTGGTTCTCGTCCTTCCTCCCGGAAATAATTCGGGAAGAGGAACGTAACAAATTTAACAGAATACTCACCGGAAAACGGGTGGAAAACGATTCTTTTGAATACCCGATCCTGACCACAAAGGGCGAGAGGCTTATTGCCGGACATTTCACCGCGCTCCGGGATGAAAACGGCCTTGTCACGTCGGTGCTCTATTCCGCTGACGACGTCACGGAAGCGCGGAGGATGCAGGAGGAGATCCGCCTCTCTGAAGCAAATTACCGAACCCTCTTTGAGGTTGGCGGTGCAGCAACCGCAATTTTAACGAGGGAGGGGATCCTGACCCTCATCAATACCAGATTTGAACGCCTCAGCGGATACACCAAGGCCGAAGTGGAGAATCGGATGAGGTGGTATGATTTCATTCCTGAAAGAGAGCAGATACCCGGAAAAAAGGGTGAAGAATCGGCGCACCCGGCTATCCGGTGGCCTCCGGAGATCGATGCGGGCGGAATGAATGCAATGCAGCCACGGGAGTATGAAGTACAGTTTCAGCTCCGGGACAAGACATACAGGGACGTGATCATATGGACGTCGGCGATTCCCGAAACAGACCACTATGTGGCTTCAATCCTTGATATTTCCTCGCGGAAGAGGGCAGAGGATGAACTGCGGCGTTCGCTGCAGGAGAAGGAGGTACTCCTGAAGGAGGTGCACCACCGCGTCAAGAATAATATGCAGGTCATATCGTCTCTGATCTCCCTGCAGTCAGACAAGATCTCAGACCCCGAGAGCCTGGAACGACTCCGTGAAAGCCAGAACCGGATTAAATCCATGGCATTGGTGCATGAATCCCTCTATCAGTCGGAGAATCTCGCATCCATTGACCCGGCCGGGTACCTCAGAAACCTCTCATCCGAGGTAATTGCCTCTTACTCCCTCGATACAAATATCGCGGTGGAGTTGGGAATCACCGTCCACGTAATGGACATCGACACCGCACTCCCATGCGGACTTATCGTTAACGAACTCATCTCAAACTCGCTTAAACACGCATTTAAAGGGAAGAAAGAGGGAAAAATCACAATTGAACTGACTGAGACGGACGAAGAGTACATCCTATCGGTCAGGGATGACGGATGTGGCCTGCCCGCTGATTTTGACATTGCCAGGCTCGACTCGCTGGGCATCAAACTCATTAATGTCCTCACCCGTCAGATGCGCGGCACGATAGAAATCGAGACCAGCAGACCAGGTGGTGCGTTTACCTTCCATATCCCACGGACGGCAATAAACCATCATTGA
- the pdxT gene encoding pyridoxal 5'-phosphate synthase glutaminase subunit PdxT produces the protein MGIKIGVCALQGDVSEHIRAFEAALSLLGEGGDVFPFRKAADIPLCDAIVLPGGESTTISHLLKKNNMYGPLRTFKGGIFATCAGLVLIGREVDDPRVEPLGIMDIAVGRNAFGRQRDSCEMAVTIAGDDQPFCGYFIRAPVIVSVGPEATPLCYADHIVGAVQGPHMGLSFHPELGGDLRLHLLFLERLRAYATAP, from the coding sequence GTGGGAATTAAAATTGGGGTTTGTGCCCTGCAGGGTGATGTTTCCGAGCATATAAGGGCGTTTGAAGCTGCCCTCTCTCTTCTGGGGGAGGGGGGTGATGTTTTCCCTTTCCGGAAAGCAGCGGATATCCCGCTCTGTGATGCGATTGTGCTCCCGGGCGGGGAGTCCACAACAATATCCCATCTGCTAAAAAAAAATAATATGTACGGCCCGCTCCGTACATTCAAAGGAGGCATCTTTGCAACCTGTGCCGGTCTGGTGCTTATTGGCCGTGAAGTTGATGATCCGCGGGTCGAACCACTGGGCATCATGGACATCGCGGTCGGGAGAAATGCGTTTGGCCGCCAGCGCGATTCGTGCGAAATGGCGGTAACAATAGCTGGTGATGATCAGCCATTCTGTGGGTACTTCATACGGGCGCCGGTCATTGTCTCGGTCGGACCGGAAGCGACACCACTCTGCTACGCCGACCATATTGTCGGGGCTGTTCAGGGCCCGCATATGGGCCTCTCCTTCCATCCCGAACTGGGTGGAGACCTCCGTCTTCACCTACTCTTTCTGGAACGGCTGCGTGCATACGCAACTGCACCATAG
- the cbiB gene encoding adenosylcobinamide-phosphate synthase CbiB, protein MVLEPVIILWAALAADRAAGDPPNQWHPTAWLGRLIGWWGVPGRFSATAERLYGAICCIGTIILFSLPFYLVSRLLPPLFYFVAGFFLLSLTIGWRSLEEHVEAVENGLSAGGGREEVQMLVSRRTAELSDEEVRSAAYESMAENLTDAIIGPLFWFTLIGLVGAAAFRATNTMDAMLGYCDHRRFIGWFPARLDDLLCYLPARFAGICLLLWFLPFGRAGAAWRCMHRDGHLRPGYNGGITMALIAGGTGTAFVKPGVYTIGDGERSLLDGGPAIVSAVRGATVIAAIICTFALCVAGVIIPQIFP, encoded by the coding sequence ATGGTTCTCGAACCGGTAATTATCCTCTGGGCGGCCCTCGCGGCTGACCGTGCCGCAGGAGATCCGCCAAACCAGTGGCATCCGACCGCCTGGCTGGGGAGGCTTATCGGATGGTGGGGAGTCCCCGGGCGGTTTTCCGCGACAGCAGAACGCCTGTATGGCGCTATATGTTGTATCGGAACGATTATTCTCTTTTCTCTGCCGTTCTATCTTGTATCACGACTGTTACCACCGCTTTTTTATTTTGTGGCAGGGTTTTTCCTCCTCTCCCTAACCATCGGCTGGCGGTCTCTCGAGGAGCATGTTGAGGCTGTTGAGAACGGACTTTCTGCAGGCGGCGGCAGGGAGGAGGTGCAGATGCTTGTCTCGCGCAGAACCGCTGAACTGTCCGATGAAGAGGTGCGCTCTGCAGCCTATGAGTCGATGGCAGAGAATCTTACAGACGCAATTATTGGTCCGCTCTTCTGGTTTACCCTCATTGGCCTTGTGGGGGCCGCCGCATTCAGGGCGACAAATACGATGGACGCGATGCTTGGCTATTGTGACCACCGGCGGTTTATCGGCTGGTTTCCGGCCCGCCTGGATGATCTACTCTGCTACCTTCCTGCACGGTTCGCGGGTATCTGTCTTCTCTTATGGTTTTTGCCTTTCGGGCGGGCCGGTGCCGCATGGCGGTGTATGCACCGCGATGGACACCTGCGTCCGGGCTATAACGGCGGCATCACAATGGCACTTATTGCCGGCGGAACGGGAACCGCCTTTGTAAAACCGGGTGTCTATACCATTGGAGATGGAGAAAGGAGCCTCTTGGACGGTGGGCCTGCGATCGTATCTGCAGTCCGCGGGGCGACTGTCATCGCTGCCATTATCTGCACTTTCGCGCTCTGTGTGGCTGGTGTCATCATTCCCCAAATTTTCCCCTGA